A DNA window from Ovis aries strain OAR_USU_Benz2616 breed Rambouillet chromosome 7, ARS-UI_Ramb_v3.0, whole genome shotgun sequence contains the following coding sequences:
- the LOC101110679 gene encoding ergosterol biosynthetic protein 28 homolog: MMDYDSYSLEKILAQQCQNEASKSRVAPLTRSFAPFQHVQETSLVNGLQARTYGIWTLLSSVVRCLCAIDIHNKTLYYITLWTFFLALGHFLSELFVFGTAAPTIGIMAPLTVASISILGMLVGLQHLEAEPGSRQKKRN; encoded by the exons ATGATGGACTATGATTCATACTCTCTGGAGAAGATATTAGCACAGCAGTGCCAGAATGAAGCCAGCAAGAGCAGAGTGGCCCCGCTAACACGGAGCTTTGCTCCCTTCCAGCACGTACAGGAAACCAGCCTCG TGAATGGCCTCCAAGCTCGGACCTATGGAATCTGGACACTGCTCTCATCAGTGGTTCGCTGCCTCTGCGCCATCGACATTCACAACAAAAC GCTCTACTACATCACGCTGTGGACCTTCTTCCTCGCATTGGGACACTTCCTCTCTGAGTTGTTTGTATTTGGGACCGCGGCTCCCACGATTGGCATCATGGCACCCCTCACAGTGGCAA GTATCTCAATCCTGGGCATGCTAGTGGGGCTCCAGCACCTAGAAGCAGAACCAGGATCCAGACAGaagaagagaaactga